The Anser cygnoides isolate HZ-2024a breed goose chromosome 20, Taihu_goose_T2T_genome, whole genome shotgun sequence genome contains the following window.
GAATCGTTCTCAGCCCTTGTATCTCCTCTCACTGCAACTAGTCTCACTGAACATCAACTATaaccaaaataattttccactgagaaaaacagatgtGAGGTAAGAAAGAAGCAAGATGTTTGACATTGTAACTATCATTAAGACAATTCAGTAAGTGAAAGACAGGTTACATCATAGCTACAGGTCTGGACTATCAAGTGTGAGGCAAGCAGCGCCAGCATCAATACTGGAATGATGCATATATTGAATGGAGTGGAGGAAAAAGTCActctaaaactgaaaaaaaatgctttaccTCCAAGAATTGCTTGAAACGTATTAAAGAGCCCATCTGTCCAGAGCTGGTAATTGCTTCAATCCTGCAGAAAGAACAGCATGTCTCAAAATCTATTTAGAAAGTTGAGTTTTATTTGCAAGTGGATAGGGAGGTGAATGTCAGAGATAGGAAAAGGTGGAAGAGTCTTTTAAGAGCAAACACCAAACACCCAAAAAGTAAGAACAAGGATTATTTCACATTCCTAAAAACAAATATCATACCTTGGGAAGTAGTCTTCTCGGATCAGCAATATCATTTTCCAGAACTGAACCTGATACTGTTTCATGAGAGCGTTACCACATACCTACGGTATAGAATCAGGTCTCAGAATAGCATAACACTTTCAATGAACCTGTTCAATATCGATCACTGAATATTTAATTCAGACATTAAGACAGATACCTATACCTACACTAAAACAAGCAAAGGTTCTAGATTGCCCTACTGCTAGCACAATCACCTTTTCTCATTGTTGACTGGGTGGTCATCACTAATACCAATTTGATGTTGTAATTCCTCTCACTCCAGCCTCCCTCAAAAATGAACAGCCTTCCCTAATACCATTTGCTAATGTATACTGTGGTCATTTACCAACCTTGATTAGTGCAGTATGTACTTATCAATTTTATTCATATAGCCAGTTTACAGAATGCCTCTGGTGTATTTTGCCTTATAATTTATTCTCTCCTCTTTACATTCTTTAGAAGGCATTTAATAAGCACAAAAGCTGCTTCTGTTTGACAATGCATCTCCCTTGACTCCAGCCTTCAGCTTTGGCTCTTATTTAGGATAGCCATGTATCCTGGGATATGGATTAATATACATAAGACTCTctcctttccaacctgaaaaATCCATCCTGTCTTATGAAGTAATTCATCTGGAAAGGACACAGGACCTTACGTTCTGCATTGCATTGTATGAATTGGCGCCAAGTGACTAGCAAACCTTATTCTTAAAGGAGCATGcaactatttttttaaggtttctgttttgtttttttaaaaggaaaatataacaACAGAAGTTGCACGCAGTCTAGGTAAACCAATTTTTTAAATCGTTCAACTCTAAGGCTGTATTAGCAAGAATGTGGAATTATGCATCTtctcttctgaaggaaaatggacaaattaaaaaaactgttcttaaaAATCATAACAAACCTCACCTCAGTCAGTAATCCCTTCAGACACTACAGTGTCACCAGTTTAGATCCCTTTAACCACCAATTCACCAATTTACTGTCTTGTCTCATAAAGCAATAatgacttttttattaaaaaaaaaaaaagaaaaaaaaggaaaaaaaatgtttgtcattttccagtgttttgctACTGCTAAGTAGGCTCATACATCACTGACCTCcagaaaatcaaaaagaagTGTAGCTGTCAcatctgccagaggctccaTATTCAACATATGAGCAAGCCAGCGCCATCCATAACTCAGCCCATGAGGATGTGTCtataaaacaatagaaaaaacTAACCACCACTTGTTTTACAATATGCAAAGTGCTATTATCGAAACAGACAGTCTTCAAACTTCTTTTCACTTTTACAAAGTTATTTTACAATAGCCTTACATCCAACCTGACCGTTATGAAAATACCAAGAAAGTAAGTAAAGGTCTATGATACGAAGTACTTTGCATTGCCTTGTTTAATATGGTTATGACCATCTCTCTTCAAATATTATGAGTTAGTTTAGGTTCAGCTGCAAATCAAGTTTATAATACATTTAGTAGAGTCTTGGGATACTAATGGAGTTCTAATTATAACATCATATACGTATACCCCTTGTCTGTTTCCATAAGGCCACCGGAACTGAATGATAGCAGCGTAAAGACGAATCATTCCTGACATCCGTTTAAGAAAATGATCTTGCTCTTCAATCTTAGAATCCTTAACTTGATATCCAAGCATCCTAAGTATGAGAAGATGTTCCAGTATTAGGACAGCAAAACACATTCACACGAGTCTCTGCACTTCTCAATTTACTATAAGTCAAATGTACTGAGAAAAGGATAATCCAAAACCATGTAAGAATTATTGCAAAGTCTGATTGTTACATTCTGGATCATATATTCCACTATTTTGCACCACACAAAAGCTTCAGGTTCTGTACTGGATATTTCAGGTCAAATCAAGCTATGGCTATCAACTGTTCTTTGAGAAGAACATAGAAGAAGAAGCAAAAGAGCATCCATTATCCCTAAAAACACTTCCAGAGGTTCTGAAAAACATTCTCCAGGGGTGCAGAATCAGGGGAACCGCACACTTGTGGGTAAACCTCCAGATTCTATGCAAGCACGTCACAGTGCCTAAGTAGAGATGGGGAAAAGCAGAGTTCACTCACAAGAATACAGTCCTAGCCCTTGTTGAGTGCATGCTGAAGAACTCCAGTAATAAATTTACCTCTTATACTCTTCCATAGAAGTCCCCTCTTTGAAGGCAGGGTAGAATGGCACAGAATATGGGCACTTTTTGTGTAGATGAGCTAAAAAGAGATCTCCGAATTGAGGGTGTATTTCCCAGATTCCTGACGCCACCGCTGCAATCGGAAAAGCTGCCTCACGGTGAGAAGctacttcttcttctccttGACTCtggaagggggaaagaaaagtctGTTCCCGCCCCTCCAAGACATTTCTCAGACAACAaattgaaaatatctttttgttcCCTCTCCTCTGTTGTAATTAGCCTCTACTAATGTTTCTATGACTATTGTAGCCACCCATAAAAAAGCTGACAAGGCCCTGTGTCGTCAGCTCCCACAGAAGATGACAAACTTGGCTCAGGACACAAAAAAGGAGTTAGCATCTTCAGGCACAAAGTGCAAGGCTGCACAGATATTTTTACTCCAAACAACCATATTCTAATGTTTACAAATTCAGTCACAGTTTTACTCCAtgggaaatttttttttgcatgtattttgtCTCTGCACTGACAAATTAAAGCCTCAAACAACCCAAATTCACCaaatgaagaacaggaaaaaaaaaagccaacttCAAAAAGCAACTCAAACAATGATACATCATTTTTGGGAGGTGCTAACTGCACAGCAGGGACAGAAGCTTGACTCTTGTgcgctttcttctttttcctccaattCTGCCAAGATGTAGGTTTTTGAGCATATGTACAGTTTTGTCATAGATCATAAATAACTACCAACCTTTTTTCCACTGTTATTATATCAAATTAGTTAAGATTATGCAGCGTGTAAGTctggaatttaaaataataattcctcTTAGAAAAGATAAAACAGTGGAGGGAGagacaagaaaagagaaacaaagttccttctttgttttgttgtgtttttttttaattcgtAAAGCACTTTCTCTAATCAATATGAATATTAACACATGCCTAGGAATTTTGTTTGTTGAAGAGGGAGGACAATACCCAAAAGAGCTTCCTAAAGCACCAGCTACCTTTGCCACCCCAACAAAGAGAAGAGTTTCTCACCACAAATTTCTCTGCAAGTTTGTAATAAACAAAATCCAGACCCTGTGGATGCTGAGTCACTGATACATTTTGCCCTCCACTCCGAACAGACTTTCCAGAGAGTAGGTTATTGATCCTGTCAAATATCTCTCTCAGCTGAGAGCCTGTAAATATATCAGGAATGTATGGAGACAGAAGGTTAGGAAAAAGCAGACAAGCCTTAAAAAGATCACATCAACTGCACAAAAACTAGACCCACACCCTAAAGGGCAAGACGCCTGCAACTGCTCGTTTGCTACATCTGATTAAAGAAACTGAATTACGATGAAGCAAGAGGCTTCtcagggaggcaacagactctaaaaacaaaagcaagcactGTTCTACAAAGATTTGGCCTCTTCCTACACCAGCTCTCTTCTGTAAGGGTGATTATAGAAACCTTGGATACACTGTGTTCTGCTAAAATCTTTACACTAAAAGGCATTACAGTTGGATTGAGCTCTTTGTGTTTTCCTGACCTGCTATGCTAGAGATCTGGCTAACAGGGATCGTAGCTGCTTTCTGCAAGTCCATTTTTGTCTTCTTAAcctgcaaaacaacaacaaaaaaacattttaaaaaactttaaagGCAAGAGAATTGATCAAGGCTGAAAGGCAGAGTTTCACTGATGCAATATATACCTTATGGTCCAAATTCTGAAAGTAAGAATTCAGCCCTAAATCCTAACTCATCTTTAGCTGAATTAAATCCACTGAAAATACTACACAACCCAATCTCACGGAACTGAGGtcagaatatttatttccagaatAGCTAGCATTTAATTTAACAGTTATATGTACCTAGAAGACCAGCAACAGAATGAGTAAAAAACTCTTCCTGAGACAGTAAGATGCCAGGTTCCTGCATCCACAATCTTTAAGAGCTGAAAACACCCCCAGAAGGCCAACAGTAGACAAGTGGGTTAGTTCTGCCTCAGGACACATCTATTGGATTTTCAGATGCACATAACGTACTGGGAGGAAAAGACAGAATGGGCAGCATCTaacaggttttgtttcatttgcattttgaatCGATGTTCAGGACTTAAATGAGTAAAGGTTATTCTGCTGCAGACTGTATGACAAATGAATATAACTgagaaacattagaaaaaaataaagtaacgTAAATGTTCAGAACCCactgtttaacatttttctgtctcaagGTTTGAGTCATACTAAGATGTAAAGCACTCATtaaatcaacaggaaaaaatctcATGAAGAATGAATGAtacataaaaatgacaaaagcaaGAGTGAAAAGCAATTCATTAGAAGCAGCATACAGCATCGTCTTTTAATACTCTATAGCAGTCCGATCCAGATTgttaaaactgcagaaaataagtAATCTGCAGAATTTAAAAAGTAGGCTACAATTTTGCTCTACAGCTCCTGATTTTTGTGAcagattaatatatttttttcattactacTATGACAGTGAGGATGAGCAGACTTAACAGGGGCTGCtgctagaaatgttttttatgaAAGCTCTCCTACTTCCACTAGAGATCAAGATAATCCCTCTTCAACAGTGTTAATCATTTGTTCGTACCTCACTGTCTTTGCAGTTGCTTATTGCACTGAAAGAAGCAGCACACCGGTTTGCAGCATCTTGAAGCTCCTGGTACCAACGCATAATACTTTTGTCTGTCTTAACTTGATGTcctaataaaaaagaaaataaataaaattaaaaatcaggaGATTAACGAAGACCAAAAAATCTAGAACACCTGATTTAAGGTCAGCTTATGCATCAGATAGTTTGCTGCTTGCCGTCCTATAACCATGTTGTTAGTTGTGCTAAAAGTTAAAGCTACGAGAAGGTATGTCATCGCAACAATAAGATGCCAAAATAGGATTTGGCAAAACAATAAGAAAGTGTATAAGGAGGAAACGGCAAGGGGAGAGTAACAACCAACCTTCCTTTGTCTGCTTTCCCCCTGGCAGCTGCGCTGGGGCACCGTTCTGAGCCTTCATCTGCGATTTTTTCTGTAACTCTTGTTGCTTCCGACTCTCTtcatctctcctctttttttcttccacagctgcAGCGATTTCTTGCTGCATGCTGGATATCAGCCCCCGCATTTCCTGCAGTGCTCGTTCAATATTGGCCACATCCACTTGAGTAGGGAAACCTCTCTATCAAGAAACAGAGAAGGCGACAGAACATCAGTCTTTAGTTCCACTACATGTAGTCCAACAGTAAGAGCAAGAAGCCATTGAAGCACTAGTTTTCATATTATCCAGGAGCCAACTACACATTTTACCCTCTTTagtgaaaatctttttctcctttatttgtaCATAAAGTTTGCCATAAGGGGGTCTTAGTCCATGACTAGATCTCACAAGATCttaggaaacaaaaattaataacaCACTTTGACAAGTGGAACGGAACCCCAATGCAAAGACTAGATGGCTTCCTTTGCAGGAAGATACCCGTGACAATCTGGAACAGATGACGACCATTATTACAGTGTTTAATTTTTCAAGGTTTGTATCTCACCTTCACATAGAGAAAGTGTTTTTCATGGAAACACAGTTCCTGCAAAAAGGCTTGCTAAGATAGGAGTACCCTACcacattcagtatttttctttaataatttatgAACCACTCCACTTCCATGGTTGCCTCAAGAAGGAACTTAACAGCATCAAGAGCTGCACTACTTTAATAACAGTCTCTCTTGCAGAAATCCTCATGCATTTTTATAAGCCATTTTCACACAGCTAAAGTGTCAAAGAAGAGAATTTGCCTTTTGAATTAGCCGCTTTATAGGCCAAACATCTAAAAACATCTCTGTGACATGTTAGTTAACTGTCTCAAAACAAGCTGCCTTTGAAGACTATTACAGGGagctttaaaaggaagaagaagcacAGTTAAGAACAACCCTAGAGCCACTACCTCACTAGCGGTGCGGATGAGTCCTGACACCAGCCCACAGATCTGGTTGCCTCGACTACTGTATGCAGAAAGATCAATTTTTGGCAAGTCTTTGTGTCTGTAATTGGGATCAATCTGCTGGTTAAGCTGTAGCACTTCCTCCTGGATGGAATAAAGGCGACGCAGTCTTTCCTGGCCTTCTTCCTTACGCAAacgctccagctcctcctgacgctgcctctgctgctgtgcctcaCGCAGTTTTAGGTTTAATACctagggagagaaagaaaatagacaCGGAGTTAAGCAACTCTAGCTTTACAGGTCCTTCCTGGCTTAATGAAAGGAACTGCACATGGggaaaaaccaaccaaacaaaaaattttTCACCAGCTGTAGTCTGAATGTGGTTCTGAATACAGAAGTGCTACAGAAGCTGCAATAGCATGATTGACAAATTTTGCTGCTTACAGCATCCATGGAGCCTCAGGGCTGGAGAATAAGAGGTTCACAGGGAATCTCAGGACTGTTTGATTGCCATGGAGTTAGGAATAAAAAGATTCAGATTGAATCTTAAGACACAAAATAGTATATATAAGTTTCCTCAAACGAGTTAACAGACAAAGTTCTAAGGATAGGCCTAAGAACGTCACAACGTGCTATTTTTATAAACAAGACCCCATCTCTATGGAAGTAGTACAGACAAActaatctttaaagaaaaacaccttATCCATCAAGACAACACCTTGACCAATCATATAGCAGGAGCAAAGCCTAGTTCAAGCACGAACATCAGCAAACTTTGAATGGAAGTTAGTTCAGTTAAAGACTCCACTGTTCTGCTCCTGTAACGCATGTGCCTTCACTGAATTTCCACAACAACACAGCAGGTGCCTGGTGCAGCACCAGAAAATACGTTCTCACCCCAGGAATACTATGTGTAGACAAATAAATCAATTGGTCTTTCCAGTTCCTACCAAGCAGTCATGCtcttttatgaaagaaaactgttacaAGTCTCAGACCTTTGCTCTGTGTCGGTGTTCTTCTTTCAACTTCTCTTGCTGTCCCTGAGTTTCCTTTAAGCTAAAATACACATAaacacggggaaaaaaaaaaaaggtctattAAAGACATGatcaagaaaatacaaacacaaacacacaacaagttacttttaaacatttttaagaattaaCCATTGCTTTGGTTAGATGCTATAGTATTTTAAGGATATTGGAGCTATTCTCACCTCTTCTCCATCACTTCTTGCAAATCTTGGAATTCCTGATGCCGCTTTAGCTCCTTCAGTTCATCAAAACGCTTCAGTTGCTCACTTGCAAGGTCATACACTGCCCTCACCatctgctcttgctgctcctGCCGCTGCCTGAGCCACTCCTGCAGATTGCAAAGGTGCCAGAGGCACCACAATGTGATAACCACCACAATTCACCAGAAGAAAATACACATGAAATTGCCTAGAAACAGCCAATGTGGTCCACTTGAGGTTATCCTAAACCTTATACAGTAAACAACTGCCCTGTTGTTTTAACCTGAGCACTGTTACCTCCAGTTATACGGCTCTCCTGTGAGTCACATACACctcagccccccacccccttatttatttatttatttttttacctttccTTTCAACCTGTGCACCTCTTCATACATCCGAATACAGCCTTCGACTTCCGTAACTTTAGATGGAAGGAGTGTTGGAAGGACTTCTTGATCCATTTCCAGCAGACTAAGACCATTATTTCCCTATGTGGTCAGCATACGAGTAGAATCAGTGACTGAATATAGTATCAGAAATTCATGGAGGAAAACAGGTAAATCAAGTCTCTTAAACTGCACATTACATAGAGAAACAGACAAAGGAGTCAACCAACACATGAGTTTTAGAGTAGTTAAATAACACAGAAGCGTAATCTCACGATTTTGAGTATCTTCCAGCACCCACATGAGGTTGTGATAGTCGCTCTTCCCAATCAGTAAAATTGGCAGCAGATACCAATAGCCTCTAGGATTTTCACAAGGGCTCACTATCACCTAAAAAAGCACCTAAAAAAGCCCCAAGTTCTCTCTACATTCACTGAAGATGTTACACTGCAGGAAACCAAGATCAGTTTATACTTTGAATCATTCTTCAGGAAGAGCCACAACACATCTCAGTCATTCAGACTCCAGAGAAGAGACAGAAGAGCCTAAGAGAGTACTCACAGACTCTTACAACAGGCCTGATCCTACTCTGTGACTATATTCTTCCACATGGATGAATCCCATGCTACTAATCCACGTAATTATATCACGCCAAATAAATTTTCCTTAGTTATGGTGAAAAAGAGCTTGCTTTTGGCCTGCTGTGAAAGTTATTTCAGGAAGATCTTACCACCAATTTTATCATCCCCTGGCtacgctaaaaaaaaaaaaacagctggaagCAAGCAcgttttttccccacaaattaACAGAGCAGAAACCAACCTCTATCAGACAATTTACGGCAGTAAGTTAACATACTTTTTCCACATAGCTGCTCACATTCAGGCTATAATTAGAGAGCTACCTTTGTTTCACTCAGCACTGTAGATGAAAGTGGTGAAGAGCCCTGGTGGCTGGCAGACACGACCTTCTTGAGAGGTAGCTGATTTGTACGCGGAGTGTATTTGTTAGGTGTTGAAGTTCTGGAGGGTGCCATTTCCTGGTCTGACTGTCCAGCCATCCTGTCCAGGACCCAGCCAGAATAAGAGGATAGCATGAGAGGCGACATGCATCCTTCCAAGACATCCTTGGGAGAAAACACTTGTTGTGAGCACGAAGCACAGCAAGGAAGCATGAACAAACACAACTGAGAACACCTGCATGGGTCAGCAGGTGCCTCATAACAGTGGCTCAGCATGCCACTTCCCATTTCTTCTGCCAGCTTTCACAGAATCGTTAAGCTTGGAAATCATTAAGCTTGGAATccttaaggttggaaaagaccttcaagatcaacTGGTCCAACCATTACCatactaccaatgtcacccactacaCCCATGTCCCtcaagcaccatgtccaacctttccttgaacacccccagggatggtgactccaccacctccctgggcaacccgtcccagtgcctgactgctccttctgagaagaaatgtctcctcatttccaacctgaacctcccatggcacaacttgaggccattccctctggtcctatcactggttacctgtgagaagaggccgacccccagctccccacagcttcctttcaggcagttgcagagaacAATAAAGTTTGTCCtaagcctcctcctctccagaccaaacacccccagttccctcagccgctcctcacaggacttgcatcccagacccctcaccagcttttcACCCCTTTCTCCCCGCTCCAGCAGGAGGCTCAGCATCACACCCCTTTCTCCCCGCTCCTTCAGGCAGCCGGACCAGGTCCCGGacccccccctccatccccttcccctctcctcaggCTCCCAGGGGAGCCCCGAGAGCAGCACGGAGGCCGGCGGGCGGCGAGCCCTCACCTCGTCCTGCAGCCAGTGGCGGCAGTATTTCAGGCGGCCCTTGCTGGAGTTGCGCAGAGCCGCCAGCGTCTCCCAGCGGAGCTGCCTGGCCTGCATGGCCGCGCCGCCGCTGCCAACGGCCCCGCCGAGCACCCGCCCCCGCTCCCGCTTCCGCTGCCGGGGCGCCACCGGCCGCGGGGCCCCTCCCCGGCCGGTCGTCACATAGGAAGGGGCCGGGCTCTGAGGGGGCGGTGGTTCTGACCGGTTTGCCCTAATTTTGTGCGGTCTGGTGGCGGAGGTGGGATGGGAGATGAAGCTGAAGTACCGCAGTAATTCCGCTTTGCAGGCAGGGGGAGAGGCTGCCGCAGCGGAGGCATTG
Protein-coding sequences here:
- the GLE1 gene encoding mRNA export factor GLE1 — protein: MQARQLRWETLAALRNSSKGRLKYCRHWLQDEDVLEGCMSPLMLSSYSGWVLDRMAGQSDQEMAPSRTSTPNKYTPRTNQLPLKKVVSASHQGSSPLSSTVLSETKGNNGLSLLEMDQEVLPTLLPSKVTEVEGCIRMYEEVHRLKGKEWLRQRQEQQEQMVRAVYDLASEQLKRFDELKELKRHQEFQDLQEVMEKSLKETQGQQEKLKEEHRHRAKVLNLKLREAQQQRQRQEELERLRKEEGQERLRRLYSIQEEVLQLNQQIDPNYRHKDLPKIDLSAYSSRGNQICGLVSGLIRTASERGFPTQVDVANIERALQEMRGLISSMQQEIAAAVEEKKRRDEESRKQQELQKKSQMKAQNGAPAQLPGGKQTKEGHQVKTDKSIMRWYQELQDAANRCAASFSAISNCKDSEVKKTKMDLQKAATIPVSQISSIAGSQLREIFDRINNLLSGKSVRSGGQNVSVTQHPQGLDFVYYKLAEKFVSQGEEEVASHREAAFPIAAVASGIWEIHPQFGDLFLAHLHKKCPYSVPFYPAFKEGTSMEEYKRMLGYQVKDSKIEEQDHFLKRMSGMIRLYAAIIQFRWPYGNRQGTHPHGLSYGWRWLAHMLNMEPLADVTATLLFDFLEVCGNALMKQYQVQFWKMILLIREDYFPRIEAITSSGQMGSLIRFKQFLEECLQKKEIPLPKGFLQSSFWRS